Proteins from a single region of bacterium:
- a CDS encoding ferritin: protein MAHEGYHEPVEELSGTTRDMHRALISLIEELEAVDWYNQRMDACKDEELKAVLKHNRDEEKEHAAMIMEWIRRNDAAFDHELKDYIFTEKPIAHK from the coding sequence ATGGCACATGAAGGATATCATGAACCGGTTGAAGAATTATCCGGTACAACAAGAGACATGCACAGAGCGCTGATTTCTCTGATAGAAGAGCTGGAAGCTGTTGACTGGTATAACCAGAGAATGGATGCCTGTAAAGATGAAGAGCTTAAAGCCGTATTGAAACATAACAGGGATGAAGAAAAAGAACATGCTGCAATGATCATGGAATGGATAAGAAGAAATGATGCTGCTTTTGATCATGAGCTGAAAGATTACATCTTTACTGAAAAACCAATTGCTCATAAGTAA
- a CDS encoding Txe/YoeB family addiction module toxin: MKWKIVYTKQAQKDAKKISNSGLKNRVISLLEFLKDNPFQTPPPYEKLTGDLTGAYSRRINIQHRLVYQIIKEEKTVKIIRMWTHYE; this comes from the coding sequence GTGAAATGGAAAATTGTCTATACTAAGCAGGCTCAAAAGGATGCTAAAAAAATCAGCAATTCCGGTCTTAAGAATAGAGTAATAAGCTTGCTCGAATTTTTAAAAGATAATCCGTTTCAAACACCACCCCCCTATGAGAAATTAACAGGCGATTTAACAGGTGCTTATTCCCGCAGAATTAACATTCAACACCGGTTAGTATATCAAATAATCAAAGAAGAAAAAACAGTAAAAATAATTCGTATGTGGACTCATTACGAATAA
- a CDS encoding type II toxin-antitoxin system Phd/YefM family antitoxin has translation MKTITVTNARSNLYKLIDEASNEHEPIYITGKRSNAVLISEEDWRSIQETLYLLSIPGMRDSIREGLNTPVENCSEDLEW, from the coding sequence ATGAAAACAATAACAGTTACAAATGCAAGGTCAAATCTGTATAAACTGATAGATGAGGCCTCAAACGAACATGAACCGATTTATATTACAGGGAAAAGATCGAATGCAGTGTTGATTTCCGAAGAAGATTGGCGGTCCATTCAGGAAACTCTTTACCTGCTGTCTATTCCGGGAATGAGAGATTCAATTCGTGAAGGTTTGAATACTCCTGTTGAGAATTGTTCAGAGGACCTTGAGTGGTGA